In the genome of Candidatus Methanoperedens sp., the window TCCCGGAATACGAAACCCTCTGGGCCTACGGGCCTGATAATAACAACGCGGATATGGATATGATAATCAGGGCCAACCGCTTCTGCAATGATTATGGGATAGATACTATATCCTCCGGTTCTACCATTGCGGCGTATGCCGAGATAATGGGCGAGGATATGAAAGAGTTATCCGGGCTTGTAAAAAAAATCGGCGAGAATGAAGGTATCGGCAAAGACCTTGGAAAGGGTTCAAAGACATTTGCGCAATCGCGTGGAAAAGATGTCGCGATGCATGTAAAAGGGCTTGAGATCCCGGGATACGACCCAAGAGGAGTGCTGGGCATGGCGATTGCCTATGCCACTTCCAATCGAGGAGGATGCCATCTGAGGGCATATACGGTGGCGCCAGAAGTCCTCGGCAGGCCGGAAAAGGTAGACAGGCTGACGTTTTCAGGAAAAGCAGGACTTGTGCAGGTATTACAGAATGCCTCTGCGTCCCTGGACTCACTGGTGCTGTGCAAGTTCGTATCATTTGCGATCTCGGAAAGAGAATTAGCAAATCTTCTAAGTACTGCAACCGGTGTGGATTATTCCACAGAAAAATTCTTGAAATGTGGCGAGAGGATATGGAACCTTGAAAGGCTGTTCAATAATAAAGCGGGGTTCTCGCGAAAGGACGATTGCCTTCCTGAGCGATTCTTCGGGAATGAGGGAATAAACAGGGCGGAATTTGAAAAAGCGCTGGATGAGTATTATCAATTAAGGGGCTGGGATAAGAATGGGGTACCGACACAGGAGAAGTTGAAAGAATTGAATCTTGCGTAGCTACTTTTTCAATTTATTTAACCGCAGATAAAAGCGCCCAGAGTCACGGGCCTCCCGAGTTGCGCCTTAGGAGGGCGCGTTCACGTCAACCGTCACGTCAGTTGACGCCGTGCACACGTATGCCAGCGTACTGGCATACGTGGACGCGTCCTCAAGGGGCGCAACCCTTGACGTATGGCTTCGCCATACGTGGAGTTACGTGTCTTTGCATTGCGGTGGGCATGACGCCGATAAACGCAGATTTGTTGCTAAGCATCTGCATTTTCTGCGTTCATTTGCTGGCTATTTTTCAAATAAATCATAATTCTTGAGGCACATCTGTCATTAAGAAATCGATTTAATATGAATGCATGGTTGCTTGCACATATTCCCAGGCGAACTTCATTAACATCATTCACAAACAGGAAATATTTTATCTTTCAAGTTTGTTTCCAGATCCTGTTTCATTGTTTCAATAACATTGTTAATAATGCCCTCGACTTCTTTCTTTAATACGTCGTCATTTTTGAAAAAATCATCGTCTGTTTTTGCATTATATTGTGCGCCATGAGTTCTATATACAAAACCGAACGGAGCAAGAACATACCCCATTTGCTGAAAATAAATAAAAATGTCCAATGCCGTTTTCATTCCTCCATCCTCATGGCCATTGACTAAAATCCCAACAACTTTTCCAGTAGTTAAGCCTTCTTTTTTCAGTAAATAAAGATTTTGAAGGCATGTCAGCCTGTCCAGAAAATCCTTTAATCGCGCAGAAATATTATTCCAATTTATAGGAGAAGCCACGATCACTGCTTTGGAATCAACTATCATCTCATGGAGTGCAGGCGCATCATCCAGCTGGTTCCTGCATGGGTATGTGCATGCAGAATCCCTCATACTGTAGCAGCACCAGCAGTGTTGAATATCCAATTCGTTCAAATTAAACAGTCTATAACTCACGCCTGTTCTTTTAAGAGCTTTTTCTGCCAAACTTACTAAAACTCCAGTATTATGACCTCTGTGAGAACTTCCATTAATCAATAAAACATCAAATTTTTCCCCATCGTATCTGAGTTTTTGCTTATCATTTAGTTCCGAATATTCTTTAGAAGAACTACTGCATTGGGGACATTCTTCCGGAGGCTCATTTCCCTTATGGATATACCCGCACACGCTGCATTTCCAGGCTTTACTTTTTTGCAAGCTGATCTTTTTCGTTTCCGCGGATGCAGTAGTAAACATGTCTAAACCCCATTTTTTCGTGAACCGGACAGCCCGGGCACAAACATCCTTTTTCCTCTTTAATGCATTTGCTTTTTCCAATTGTCGAAAGACAAAATGCTATTTCTTCCCTGCATTCGATATATGTGGGACAAAGCCCGCATATGCATAACTTAATGGCTTCTTTTTTATCCATATTATCTCCTATAACCGCAATATATTGATTTTATTGATTATGTATTTTAGCTATTCGGATTAATTAGATATACTGATAAAGAAAATCCTCTCTCCAATATAATTACCCTTGCCCTGATCTGCTATAGATGAACTTAATTATATTTACGATGCGTGATCAGTAGAAAGTGTAGGTTGCCTGCCATATTTCATTTCAGAACACTGATACGGATTTGATGTTCATGAATTCATAGAGCCCGAATTTAGAAAGCTCCCGTCCAATACCGCTTTTCTTAATCCCTCCAAAAGGCAGGCGTGGATCGGATTTAACAAGGGAATTTATGACTACAACTCCTGATTCAAGTTCCCTTGACAAATGAATACCTTTATTAGTGTCCTTTGTCCATAAACTTGCACCAAGACCCAGCTCTGAATCATTAGCAATCCTTATCGCTTCTGCTTCATCTTTAACTGGAATTACTGGTGCTACCGGGGCAAATGTTTCCTCATTTATAACTTTCATTTCTTTTGTTACATCAGTAAGGATAACAGGGGAATAAAAATACCCATTTCCAGGAAGTCTTCCTCCTCCGAGTAACACTTTTGCACCCTTTGATAACGAATCCTTCACCTGATCCTCAATGATCTGGATCTGTTCTTTTCTTACAAGGGGACCCATGTCAGTATCTGGATTCATTGGATCTCCGACCTTGAGTTTCGAAGCAATTTCCACGAACTTTGAGGTGAACTCTTCAGCAATACTTTGTATAACGATGAACCGTTTCGCAGCGATACAGCTCTGACCAGCATCCTGGAACCTGCTCAAAACCGCGATCTTTGCAGCCTGTTCAATATCAGCATCTTCAAGTACGATGAAAGGATCACTTCCACCAAGTTCGAGAACGAACTTTTTCATGTTCTGTCCGCAAACTTCTGCCACCTTTTCTCCTGCAGAAACGCTCCCTGTCAATGATACTGCATCTATCTCTTTTCTCTCGATAAGCGACGATGCTGTTGGCCCATCAATAAGCAGCGTCTGGAAAACCCCTTCGGGAAATCCAGCATCTGAAAATACTTTTTCAATTTCAAGTGCACATAATGGGACGTAGCTTGAATGTTTAAGAAGAACAACATTTCCCCCAGAAAGAGCAGGAGCAGCAAAACGCAGTGCCTGCCAGAAAGGAAAGTTCCATGGCATGATGCACAGTATTGTCCCCCGCGGTTCAAATGAGACATACGCTTTCTTCGCGTCCGTTTCCACAATCTGGGGTTCTAAAAATTTCTTTGCATTCTCTGCAAAATACTCAAGAGCCCAGGCACATTTTTCAATCTCTGGTATTGATTCTCTTATGGGTTTACCCATTTCCGTAGTGATGATTTCGCCAAGTTCCACCTTTCTTCTTCGTAATACTTTTGCGGCGTTAATGAGATGTTTTCCTCTCTCAGATACGTCAAGCCTTTTCCAGTCCGAAAATGCATCTTTTGATCTCTTAATCGATTCATTTATCCTTTCTTGCGAATAAAACTCAAATTCCCTATTTACATCCCCGGTAGCAGGATTAATAGATACCATCTTTTTCATGTATTTCATCTCCTTTTGTTATCTAACATATTCCTGAGGAACGTATGCAAGATTCCTCCATTTCGATAAAAATCTAGTTCAACAGGTGCGTCAAGTCTTGCTATAACGTTGAAGATCTTGTCTTTTCCATCAACTTTTGCAACTACCCGCAGTTTTCCTCCCGGCTTTAGACTACCGATGCCAGAAATGTCAGAGATCTTTTCCACCCCATGTGATGGAATACTGATTATAGTCTCCCATTATTGCAGAAGCAGCAGCGCGTTTAATCTCATCAGGGACAGGAAAATCTGGAAATCCCTGGGCAAGGTTGACGGCATGACGTGTTACGGCAAGCCGTGACATATCACGAATTACCGATTCGGTAATATGTTCTAATCTGTGAGATAACATGGTCAATACCCTGGAAAATTTTCTTGATGGATCATATCGTCTTGAATTTCCAATGTTTTGAGAATTTCTACAGAACTTGTTACAAGGGACGACGGACCGCAAACATAAAAAACACATTCTTTATAATCTGGTATCTCTTCTAAGACCATCTGGACGTCTATATGTCCACGCCTTCCTTTCCATTTCTCATCTGGCTGGGACAGTGTATGGATTACCCTGAGGTTTT includes:
- a CDS encoding NAD-dependent succinate-semialdehyde dehydrogenase; translated protein: MKKMVSINPATGDVNREFEFYSQERINESIKRSKDAFSDWKRLDVSERGKHLINAAKVLRRRKVELGEIITTEMGKPIRESIPEIEKCAWALEYFAENAKKFLEPQIVETDAKKAYVSFEPRGTILCIMPWNFPFWQALRFAAPALSGGNVVLLKHSSYVPLCALEIEKVFSDAGFPEGVFQTLLIDGPTASSLIERKEIDAVSLTGSVSAGEKVAEVCGQNMKKFVLELGGSDPFIVLEDADIEQAAKIAVLSRFQDAGQSCIAAKRFIVIQSIAEEFTSKFVEIASKLKVGDPMNPDTDMGPLVRKEQIQIIEDQVKDSLSKGAKVLLGGGRLPGNGYFYSPVILTDVTKEMKVINEETFAPVAPVIPVKDEAEAIRIANDSELGLGASLWTKDTNKGIHLSRELESGVVVINSLVKSDPRLPFGGIKKSGIGRELSKFGLYEFMNIKSVSVF
- a CDS encoding NAD(P)H-dependent oxidoreductase encodes the protein MCGYIHKGNEPPEECPQCSSSSKEYSELNDKQKLRYDGEKFDVLLINGSSHRGHNTGVLVSLAEKALKRTGVSYRLFNLNELDIQHCWCCYSMRDSACTYPCRNQLDDAPALHEMIVDSKAVIVASPINWNNISARLKDFLDRLTCLQNLYLLKKEGLTTGKVVGILVNGHEDGGMKTALDIFIYFQQMGYVLAPFGFVYRTHGAQYNAKTDDDFFKNDDVLKKEVEGIINNVIETMKQDLETNLKDKIFPVCE
- a CDS encoding DUF2769 domain-containing protein is translated as MDKKEAIKLCICGLCPTYIECREEIAFCLSTIGKSKCIKEEKGCLCPGCPVHEKMGFRHVYYCIRGNEKDQLAKK